The following are encoded in a window of bacterium SCSIO 12643 genomic DNA:
- a CDS encoding YigZ family protein yields the protein MNDIYHEPSDVSESLFKDKGSKHYGYVFPVKTKQEIDQRLQELRKQHYASRHVCYAWTLGTTKVEHKWSDDGEPHNSAGPPILGQIQSFGLHNTLIAVVRYFGGTKLGVGGLINAYKTAAREAIEAGEIQELYLQKGLRLTFPYELMSEVMRQTKQPGIRILKQDFRETCQLEITIRLKYFEQVHQILTKLHRLNIEEIKL from the coding sequence ATTAATGATATATACCACGAGCCATCTGATGTTTCCGAAAGTCTCTTTAAAGACAAGGGGTCTAAACATTATGGATATGTCTTTCCGGTAAAAACCAAACAAGAAATTGATCAAAGATTACAGGAACTCAGAAAACAACATTATGCATCCAGACATGTCTGCTACGCCTGGACATTAGGCACCACTAAGGTGGAACATAAATGGAGTGATGATGGTGAACCTCATAATTCTGCAGGGCCTCCGATCCTGGGACAAATTCAATCCTTTGGTTTACACAATACTTTGATTGCAGTAGTACGATATTTCGGAGGTACAAAACTGGGTGTTGGAGGGCTTATTAATGCTTATAAAACTGCGGCCAGAGAGGCAATTGAAGCAGGAGAAATTCAAGAATTATATCTTCAAAAAGGCCTAAGACTTACTTTCCCTTATGAACTCATGAGTGAAGTCATGCGGCAAACCAAACAACCTGGAATACGTATATTAAAACAGGACTTTCGTGAAACTTGTCAACTGGAAATTACAATTCGTTTAAAATATTTTGAGCAAGTTCATCAAATTCTCACTAAATTGCATCGTCTGAATATTGAAGAAATCAAATTATGA